One genomic window of Limanda limanda chromosome 16, fLimLim1.1, whole genome shotgun sequence includes the following:
- the LOC133022122 gene encoding macrophage mannose receptor 1-like encodes MEELKDTVSAAGHRSQVWIGLYSHVDWKWSDGFNQSGDEYRNWNDHQPNYNEANQFCVGMTRQGTWFDYYCHVKPTFVCYNDSAAGGFEFVRVNTRKTWSEAQKHCREHFTDLATVRNDDENEEIKSLISRGNWAWIGLYRDSQIYWSDGSHFSFSSWSPGVNSPDSMEVGCGVADLNKGGKWRLISCEVRKPFVCYSMEQRGWCFQ; translated from the exons atggaGGAACTGAAAGAcacagtttctgctgctggtcacaggtctcaggtttggatcggcctgtacagtcatgtggactggaagtggtcagatgggttcaaccagagtggagATGAATATAGGAACTGGAACGATCACCAACCAAACTATAATGAAGCCAATCAGTTCTGTGTGGGAATGACTAGACAAGGAACATGGTTTGATTATTACTGCCATGTAAAGCCTACATTTGTCTGCTACAATG actcagctgcaggaggattcGAGTTTGTGCGAGTGAATACACGAAAGActtggtctgaggctcagaagcactgcagagaacacttcacagatctggccactgtgaGGAACGACGATGAAAACGAAGAGATAAAGAGCTTGATATCCCGTGGCAATTGGGCATGGatcggtttgtacagagattctcagatttactggtccgacgggagtcacttctctttcagctcctggtCCCCGGGTGTCAACTCACCTGACTCGATGGAAGTCGGatgtggtgttgcagatttgaacaagggaggaaaatggagaTTAATTTCCTGTGAAGTAAGAAAACCTTTTGTCTGCTACAGCATGGAACAGCGCGGCTGGTGCttccagtga